The following are encoded together in the Vibrio splendidus genome:
- the cobB gene encoding Sir2 family NAD+-dependent deacetylase, giving the protein MHFPYRNIVILTGAGISAESGIQTFRAQDGLWENHKIEDVATPEGFAKDPDLVQEFYNKRRYGLQNESILPNSAHKALGELEEKLDGKVTIITQNIDNLHERGGSNNIIHMHGELLKARCSESNQVLEHKDDIHTGELCHCCQIPAQMRPHIVWFGEMPLRMGDIYSALEEADLFISIGTSGVVYPAAGFVHDARMHGAHTIEINLEPSAVESEFEEKRYGKASIEVPKLVGELLCSEKGSLTA; this is encoded by the coding sequence ATGCATTTCCCATATCGAAATATCGTAATTCTTACTGGCGCCGGCATCTCTGCGGAGTCGGGGATACAAACATTCCGAGCACAAGACGGGCTATGGGAAAACCATAAAATCGAAGATGTCGCGACACCAGAAGGTTTTGCAAAAGATCCTGACTTGGTGCAAGAGTTCTACAATAAGCGTCGCTATGGCTTACAGAACGAAAGTATTCTGCCAAACTCTGCCCATAAGGCGCTAGGTGAGCTCGAAGAGAAGCTAGACGGCAAAGTAACGATCATCACTCAAAACATCGACAACCTGCACGAGAGAGGCGGTAGCAACAATATTATTCACATGCATGGTGAACTTCTTAAGGCACGTTGCAGCGAATCAAACCAAGTTCTAGAACACAAAGACGACATCCATACCGGCGAATTGTGCCATTGTTGCCAGATACCAGCTCAAATGCGTCCTCATATTGTTTGGTTTGGCGAAATGCCATTAAGAATGGGTGACATCTATTCAGCGTTAGAAGAAGCGGATCTGTTCATCTCGATCGGCACGTCAGGTGTGGTTTATCCAGCCGCAGGTTTTGTACATGACGCTAGAATGCATGGCGCACATACAATTGAAATCAACCTCGAGCCAAGTGCGGTTGAGAGCGAATTTGAAGAGAAACGCTACGGTAAAGCCAGTATTGAAGTGCCGAAATTAGTGGGTGAGCTGTTGTGTTCAGAGAAGGGCTCTTTAACGGCTTAA
- a CDS encoding extracellular solute-binding protein, with protein MKKTLYTGALCAATLLSTPSFAADQELYFYNWSEYIPNEVLEDFTEETGIKVYYSTYESNESMYAKLKTQGTGYDLVVPSTYFVSKMRKEGMLQELDKTKLSHFADLDPNYLDKPFDPNNNYSIPYIWGATGIGINSDMLDKSSVKNWGDLWDTQWEGQLMMMDDSREVFHIALSKLGYSPNTTNPEEIKEAYEELRKLMPNVLVFNSDFPANPYLAGEVSLGMLWNGSAYMARQEGATIDIIWPEKGAIFWMDSLAIPAGAKNTEAAHKMIDFLLRPENAAKIALEIGYPTPVKTAYPLLPKEFAEDKNVFPPQSVMDNGVWQDEVGEASVIYDEYFQKLKVNN; from the coding sequence ATGAAAAAAACACTGTATACCGGCGCATTGTGTGCTGCTACTTTACTTTCTACACCCTCTTTCGCAGCTGACCAAGAACTGTATTTTTACAACTGGTCTGAATATATTCCAAATGAAGTACTAGAAGACTTCACAGAAGAAACTGGCATTAAAGTCTATTACTCAACTTATGAGTCTAACGAAAGCATGTACGCTAAGTTAAAAACTCAAGGTACGGGTTACGATTTAGTGGTTCCTTCTACTTACTTCGTTTCTAAGATGCGTAAAGAAGGCATGCTTCAAGAGCTTGATAAAACTAAGCTAAGCCACTTTGCAGATTTGGATCCAAATTACTTAGATAAGCCATTTGACCCAAACAACAACTACTCGATCCCATACATCTGGGGCGCAACGGGTATTGGTATCAACTCAGATATGCTAGACAAGTCTTCAGTTAAAAACTGGGGCGACCTGTGGGATACACAGTGGGAAGGTCAACTGATGATGATGGATGACTCTCGTGAGGTTTTCCATATCGCACTGTCTAAACTGGGTTACTCTCCAAACACGACGAACCCTGAAGAAATCAAAGAAGCGTACGAAGAACTTCGTAAGCTAATGCCAAACGTATTGGTATTTAACTCAGATTTCCCAGCGAACCCTTACCTAGCGGGTGAAGTGTCTCTTGGTATGCTTTGGAATGGCTCTGCTTACATGGCACGCCAAGAAGGTGCAACGATTGACATTATCTGGCCAGAAAAAGGCGCGATTTTCTGGATGGACAGCCTAGCAATTCCAGCAGGTGCTAAGAACACTGAAGCGGCTCATAAGATGATCGACTTCCTTCTTCGTCCTGAGAACGCTGCGAAAATTGCTCTAGAGATCGGTTACCCGACGCCAGTTAAAACGGCTTACCCTCTTCTTCCTAAAGAATTTGCTGAAGATAAGAATGTTTTCCCACCGCAATCTGTGATGGATAACGGCGTTTGGCAGGATGAAGTTGGCGAAGCGAGCGTTATTTATGACGAGTACTTCCAAAAACTTAAAGTAAACAACTAG
- a CDS encoding extracellular solute-binding protein, with amino-acid sequence MKKWATLLAGSACALSMLSAPSFAKDNKELVFMNWGPYINSEILEQFTDETGIKVIYSTYESNETLYAKLKTHNKGYDLVVPSTYFVSKMRDEGMLQKIDKTKLNNFSNLDTNYLDKPYDPNNDYSIPHVVAITGLAVNTDMYDPEDFQSWADLWNPELEGQLMMMDDTREVFHIALRKLGYSGNTTNEKEIDEAYAELRKLMPNVLVFNSDNPGAPYMSGEVGLGMLWNGSAAAAQNEGLPIKLVFPKEGGIGWVDNFTISSGAINVEAAHKMIDFLLRPEIAEQISRDTGYLTAVKASNEKFKDSPALFPSQEDLDRVEWQAAVGDKTVKYEDYFMKLKAGQ; translated from the coding sequence ATGAAAAAATGGGCTACTCTATTAGCTGGTAGTGCATGTGCGCTTTCAATGTTATCTGCACCATCATTTGCAAAAGATAACAAAGAATTGGTATTCATGAACTGGGGACCTTACATCAATAGTGAGATCTTAGAACAGTTCACTGATGAAACTGGCATCAAAGTGATTTACTCGACTTACGAATCGAATGAAACTTTGTACGCAAAATTGAAAACGCACAATAAAGGTTACGACCTTGTGGTTCCTTCGACCTACTTCGTGTCTAAAATGCGCGACGAAGGCATGCTTCAAAAGATCGACAAAACCAAGCTAAACAATTTTTCGAATCTAGATACGAACTACCTAGATAAGCCATATGATCCGAACAACGACTACTCGATTCCACATGTTGTTGCTATTACGGGTCTAGCTGTTAACACAGACATGTACGATCCAGAAGATTTCCAAAGCTGGGCTGACCTATGGAACCCTGAGCTTGAAGGTCAGCTGATGATGATGGACGACACGCGTGAAGTGTTCCACATCGCACTGCGTAAGTTAGGTTACTCAGGTAACACGACTAACGAGAAAGAAATCGACGAAGCCTACGCTGAACTGCGTAAGTTGATGCCAAACGTTCTTGTGTTTAACTCAGATAACCCTGGCGCGCCATACATGTCTGGTGAAGTCGGTCTTGGCATGCTTTGGAACGGTTCTGCCGCTGCTGCGCAAAATGAAGGGCTACCGATCAAACTGGTTTTCCCTAAAGAAGGCGGCATTGGTTGGGTTGATAACTTTACTATCAGTTCTGGCGCAATCAACGTAGAAGCTGCTCATAAGATGATCGACTTCCTACTTCGCCCAGAAATCGCAGAGCAAATCTCTCGTGACACCGGTTACCTAACGGCCGTTAAAGCGTCTAATGAGAAGTTCAAAGACAGCCCTGCGCTATTCCCGTCGCAAGAAGATCTTGACCGTGTTGAATGGCAAGCCGCGGTGGGCGATAAGACAGTGAAGTACGAAGATTACTTCATGAAGCTTAAAGCGGGTCAGTAA
- the potC gene encoding spermidine/putrescine ABC transporter permease PotC: MGRTVKFSFMALVYAFLYLPIIVLIANSFNANKFGMKWGGFTTKWYDALINNDSLMQAAWHSINVAVFSATAATIVGSLTAVALFRYQFKGKGIVNGMLFIVMMSPDIVMAISLLALFLVMGVQLGFFTLLAAHITFCLPFVVVTVYSRLNGFDVKMLEAAKDLGASEWTILKQIILPLAKPAVAAGWLLSFTLSLDDVIISSFVTGPTYEILPLKIYSMVKVGISPEVNALATVMLVVSLVLVIISQLLAREKIK; encoded by the coding sequence ATGGGTCGCACAGTTAAGTTCAGCTTTATGGCGCTGGTATACGCTTTTCTATACCTACCTATTATCGTATTAATTGCCAACTCTTTTAATGCCAATAAGTTTGGTATGAAATGGGGTGGCTTTACCACCAAGTGGTATGACGCGCTGATTAACAACGATAGCCTAATGCAGGCTGCGTGGCACTCGATCAACGTCGCGGTGTTCTCAGCAACTGCCGCAACGATTGTTGGCAGCCTGACAGCAGTAGCCCTATTCCGTTACCAATTTAAAGGTAAAGGCATAGTCAATGGCATGTTGTTTATCGTGATGATGTCTCCAGATATCGTAATGGCGATTTCGCTTCTTGCGCTATTCTTAGTTATGGGTGTACAACTTGGGTTCTTTACCCTACTTGCGGCGCATATTACTTTCTGTCTGCCGTTCGTTGTTGTTACGGTTTACAGTCGCTTGAATGGCTTTGATGTGAAGATGCTAGAAGCCGCAAAAGACTTAGGTGCAAGTGAATGGACGATTCTAAAACAGATCATCCTTCCTCTTGCTAAGCCAGCTGTTGCTGCGGGTTGGTTATTGAGCTTCACTCTGTCTTTGGACGATGTGATCATCAGCTCTTTCGTAACAGGCCCAACGTATGAAATATTGCCACTGAAGATTTACTCGATGGTTAAAGTGGGTATATCTCCAGAGGTCAACGCCCTAGCAACAGTGATGTTAGTGGTGTCGTTAGTATTGGTGATTATTTCCCAGTTGTTAGCGAGAGAGAAAATCAAGTAA
- the potB gene encoding spermidine/putrescine ABC transporter permease PotB: protein MSKKFNLQNAIVALITGWLVLFVMIPNIMIIGTSFLTRDEANLIEMTFTLDNYLRLADPLYFKVLMHSFYMAIVATLLCLIIGYPFAYIVAKMPTKWRPIMLFLVIVPFWTNSLIRTYGLKVVLGTQGVLNKGLLALDIIDKPLRIMYSETAVMIGLVYILLPFMILPLYSAIEKLDDTYLEAAKDLGANKLQTLLKVVLPLTMPGIIGGCLLVLLPALGMFYISDLLGGAKNLLIGNVIKSQVLNARDWPFGAATSIALTTAMAVMLYAYYRAGKLLNKKVELD, encoded by the coding sequence ATGAGCAAGAAATTTAATTTACAAAACGCGATTGTTGCTTTAATCACAGGTTGGTTAGTGCTGTTCGTGATGATTCCAAACATCATGATCATCGGCACTAGCTTTCTAACTCGTGATGAAGCGAACTTGATCGAGATGACCTTCACTCTCGATAACTACCTGCGTTTAGCTGATCCGCTGTATTTTAAAGTGCTGATGCACTCTTTCTATATGGCGATTGTCGCAACCCTACTTTGTTTAATTATTGGTTACCCATTTGCCTATATCGTGGCAAAAATGCCTACGAAATGGCGCCCAATCATGTTGTTCTTAGTGATTGTGCCATTCTGGACCAACTCTTTGATTCGTACTTACGGGTTAAAAGTGGTTCTGGGAACTCAAGGTGTGTTGAACAAAGGTTTGTTGGCGTTAGACATTATCGATAAGCCACTTCGTATCATGTATTCAGAAACGGCAGTAATGATTGGGTTAGTGTATATCCTATTGCCTTTCATGATTTTACCGTTGTACTCAGCGATTGAAAAGCTAGACGATACTTATTTAGAAGCGGCTAAAGACTTAGGTGCAAACAAACTTCAAACGCTATTGAAGGTTGTTCTACCCCTAACGATGCCCGGCATTATCGGTGGTTGTTTACTTGTATTGCTCCCTGCGCTTGGAATGTTCTACATTTCAGACTTGTTGGGCGGTGCTAAGAACCTGTTGATCGGTAACGTCATTAAGAGCCAAGTGCTGAATGCCCGTGATTGGCCGTTTGGCGCCGCAACCAGTATTGCACTGACTACCGCTATGGCCGTGATGCTTTATGCCTACTACCGTGCAGGCAAGTTATTGAATAAGAAAGTGGAGCTAGACTAA
- the potA gene encoding spermidine/putrescine ABC transporter ATP-binding protein PotA: MNAKKSVGKPVVQLTGISKSFDGKEVIGNLDLNVNHGEFLTILGPSGCGKTTVLRMIAGFETADSGEILLAQQNVTQVPAEQRHVNTVFQSYALFPHMTVFDNVAFGLRMQKVPNTEIEPRVMDALKMVRLEQMAQRKPHQLSGGQQQRIAIARAVVNKPKVLLLDESLSALDYKLRKQMQIELKQLQRQLGITFIFVTHDQEEALSMSDRIIVMRDGVIEQDGTPREIYEEPKNLFVARFIGEINVFEATAKSRQDEKRIVATIEGEESIIYHDKDVAPGQKLQVLLRPEDLRIEEIKESDQSGIVGHIVERTYKGMTLDSVVELESGMRVMVSEFFNEDDPDVDHSLGQKVAVTWVESWEVVLEDEQEI, encoded by the coding sequence TTGAACGCTAAAAAATCAGTAGGAAAGCCAGTCGTACAGTTAACTGGCATTAGTAAAAGTTTCGATGGTAAGGAAGTCATCGGCAATCTTGATCTAAACGTAAATCATGGTGAGTTTCTCACGATATTAGGCCCGTCCGGTTGCGGTAAAACCACGGTACTAAGGATGATTGCAGGGTTTGAAACGGCAGATAGTGGTGAAATACTATTAGCTCAACAGAATGTAACCCAAGTTCCTGCTGAACAAAGGCATGTTAACACTGTATTCCAAAGCTATGCCCTATTCCCACATATGACCGTTTTCGACAATGTGGCATTTGGTTTACGCATGCAAAAAGTGCCAAACACCGAGATTGAACCTCGTGTCATGGATGCTTTAAAAATGGTGCGCCTAGAACAAATGGCACAACGAAAGCCACACCAGCTATCCGGTGGCCAACAGCAACGTATCGCAATCGCTCGTGCTGTCGTTAATAAGCCTAAAGTTCTTTTGTTGGATGAGTCTCTCTCTGCTCTAGATTACAAACTACGTAAACAGATGCAAATCGAGCTTAAGCAACTGCAACGCCAACTTGGTATCACGTTCATTTTTGTAACGCATGACCAAGAAGAAGCATTGTCCATGTCTGATCGTATTATTGTTATGCGTGATGGCGTGATTGAACAAGACGGAACACCAAGAGAAATCTACGAAGAGCCTAAGAACTTATTTGTTGCTCGTTTCATTGGTGAAATTAACGTATTCGAAGCGACAGCGAAATCTCGTCAAGATGAAAAGCGCATTGTTGCGACAATCGAAGGTGAAGAGTCAATTATCTATCATGATAAAGACGTAGCACCGGGCCAAAAACTGCAAGTACTACTTCGCCCTGAAGATCTTCGTATCGAAGAAATTAAAGAGTCGGATCAAAGTGGTATTGTCGGCCACATTGTCGAGCGAACCTACAAAGGCATGACATTAGATTCAGTCGTAGAACTTGAATCAGGTATGCGTGTCATGGTTAGCGAATTCTTCAACGAAGATGACCCTGATGTTGATCACTCACTGGGCCAAAAAGTTGCAGTAACTTGGGTTGAGAGCTGGGAAGTGGTGTTAGAAGATGAGCAAGAAATTTAA
- a CDS encoding DUF2189 domain-containing protein, which translates to MNNDIEKDFNLGGSIDRALSGDYELKATAVFQEAWKHTISHFLSFSPAIVALMFVQLAIFYIALKLQLGDPAIILDAVIDPEAFTPQVVESIFIANFSYEVISAPIYAGICLMAMSHVAGLQTKVRHIGKGLQFTVPVILVTLFSLMLQGIAGMLLPFLSIYFSLAFSNSILLICDKKVPPMQSLLLSLRAVNKKIFVVASIYLMVMLMFIVAAMMYGIGLIFVLPFFFHVKGIIYREMFGIKLKVIASDRPNSDDDNSNGDSNNDGNNSNDGNKNKNPQVFDA; encoded by the coding sequence ATGAACAACGACATCGAAAAAGATTTTAATTTGGGCGGTAGCATCGACCGTGCACTTTCCGGCGATTATGAGCTCAAAGCAACGGCTGTATTCCAAGAAGCTTGGAAACATACGATAAGTCACTTTCTTTCGTTTTCCCCTGCGATTGTTGCGCTGATGTTCGTGCAATTGGCTATCTTTTATATCGCACTAAAACTGCAGCTTGGTGACCCAGCGATTATCTTAGACGCGGTTATCGACCCAGAGGCATTTACACCACAGGTCGTTGAATCCATTTTTATTGCTAACTTTAGCTACGAAGTAATCAGCGCGCCTATCTATGCTGGCATCTGTTTAATGGCAATGAGCCACGTCGCAGGCTTACAAACCAAAGTGCGTCATATCGGAAAAGGTTTACAGTTCACGGTTCCAGTCATTCTCGTTACTTTGTTCAGCCTCATGCTTCAAGGCATCGCAGGTATGCTTTTGCCATTTTTGTCTATCTACTTCTCACTAGCATTCAGCAATTCAATTCTGCTGATTTGTGATAAGAAAGTACCGCCAATGCAATCGCTGCTGCTTTCTCTAAGAGCGGTAAATAAGAAAATCTTCGTCGTCGCATCTATCTACTTAATGGTTATGCTGATGTTCATTGTGGCAGCAATGATGTACGGCATTGGCTTGATATTCGTTCTTCCGTTTTTCTTTCATGTGAAAGGCATCATCTACCGTGAAATGTTTGGTATTAAACTGAAGGTTATTGCGTCAGATCGACCTAATAGTGATGACGACAACAGCAACGGCGACAGTAATAACGACGGCAACAACAGTAACGATGGTAACAAAAACAAAAACCCTCAGGTGTTCGATGCGTAA
- a CDS encoding glucosaminidase domain-containing protein, translating to MRNNVKGSASKSLALKVTALAIVGSISLVGPYIYQEEERRRSADQSSNTSSEFGDLTVASDRPNFAAIEDVNVKKDTFFSFLRPSINIENKRITKERAFLTKLSESGLSNIDSEDASYAKRLGKLYSLPVPSEGLEQVWLTEMLSRVNVLPEALVLTQAANESAWGTSRFATKANNYFGHWCYTKGCGLVPLQRNEGSSHEVATFSSSQESVHRYFMNLNRNRAYSDLRAIRAKLAAQGDDLLTTETATELTNGLLKYSERGSDYVTDLQAMIRHNKVYWKK from the coding sequence ATGCGTAATAATGTCAAAGGCAGCGCAAGTAAATCACTTGCGCTAAAGGTAACTGCACTAGCGATTGTGGGGTCTATCTCACTGGTTGGTCCATACATTTACCAAGAAGAAGAGCGCCGACGTTCGGCAGACCAAAGTTCAAATACATCAAGTGAGTTTGGTGATTTGACCGTGGCTTCAGATCGACCAAATTTTGCTGCCATCGAAGATGTGAACGTAAAAAAAGACACATTCTTTTCGTTCCTTCGCCCAAGCATCAATATTGAAAACAAACGTATCACCAAAGAACGCGCGTTTTTAACTAAGCTATCTGAATCTGGTTTGAGCAACATTGACTCTGAAGACGCGTCTTATGCGAAAAGGTTAGGAAAGTTGTACAGCTTACCAGTGCCTAGTGAAGGTTTAGAACAGGTATGGCTGACAGAGATGCTGAGCCGTGTCAACGTACTGCCAGAGGCGCTAGTACTGACACAGGCTGCTAATGAATCGGCTTGGGGGACATCACGTTTCGCCACCAAAGCCAACAACTATTTCGGACACTGGTGTTACACCAAAGGTTGTGGACTTGTTCCGCTACAACGTAACGAAGGTAGCTCGCATGAAGTAGCAACATTCTCTTCAAGCCAAGAATCGGTGCATCGTTACTTCATGAACCTTAACCGCAACCGTGCTTACTCTGATTTAAGAGCCATTCGCGCAAAACTTGCTGCACAAGGTGATGACCTTTTAACAACCGAAACAGCGACAGAGCTCACTAACGGCTTGTTAAAATATTCTGAGCGAGGTTCAGACTATGTGACTGATTTACAAGCTATGATCCGTCACAACAAGGTATACTGGAAAAAGTAA
- a CDS encoding DUF2987 domain-containing protein translates to MKKTVLALLASLSLGVSLPASAQEYMFTYSKLYTQLKNNTKEGHDDVKVAVFFVDQQAQKTCHISKAWMEKEEHYEELKVSPANELLLPVDKNLRSANPLIFVQTQEQECAYSLVVMTQEPLAGTVEVAQLESLLPQMQAMLEDVSGMFSSWFTPDIQGLTLEFDSKLEGNIALSNGKQIPIKEGRAKFTLDELNGSDSITLPEATVRVLPYIPAQ, encoded by the coding sequence ATGAAAAAGACAGTACTCGCTCTATTAGCCTCTTTAAGCCTTGGCGTTTCTCTTCCTGCTTCGGCGCAAGAATACATGTTCACGTATTCTAAACTCTATACTCAGCTGAAAAACAACACCAAAGAAGGGCACGATGATGTCAAAGTTGCGGTCTTCTTTGTTGACCAACAAGCACAGAAAACCTGTCACATCAGCAAAGCTTGGATGGAGAAAGAAGAGCATTACGAAGAGTTAAAAGTGTCTCCTGCGAATGAGCTGCTTCTACCGGTAGATAAAAACCTACGCTCAGCAAACCCTCTTATCTTTGTACAAACCCAAGAACAAGAATGTGCGTATTCGCTCGTCGTAATGACTCAGGAACCTTTGGCTGGAACGGTTGAGGTTGCACAGTTAGAAAGCCTATTACCACAGATGCAAGCGATGCTAGAAGACGTCAGCGGCATGTTCTCTAGTTGGTTCACTCCTGATATTCAAGGTTTGACGCTAGAATTTGATAGTAAACTTGAAGGCAATATTGCCCTGTCTAATGGTAAGCAAATCCCAATCAAAGAAGGGCGTGCGAAATTCACGCTGGACGAACTGAACGGAAGTGACAGCATCACGTTACCAGAAGCCACAGTTCGTGTTTTGCCTTACATCCCTGCGCAATAA
- the ttcA gene encoding tRNA 2-thiocytidine(32) synthetase TtcA, with amino-acid sequence MNQNENKKDTLEFNKLQKLLRRNVGNAIVDYNMIEENDVVMACISGGKDSFAMLDILLRLREAAPIKFDVVAVNLDQKQPGFPEHILPEYFETLNIPYYIVDKDTYSVVKEKVPEGKTTCGLCSRLRRGTLYSFAEKIGATKIALGHHLDDIVETMFLNMFHGARLKAMPPKLRSDDGRNVVIRPLTYCRETDLIKYAEHKEFPIIPCNLCGSQENLQRQNIKAMLIDWDKQTPGRVEKVFKSIQNVSPSQLADRELFDFINLPLDRSEDRKAYEFEEAEISSSNIDESMFIDVTNV; translated from the coding sequence ATGAACCAAAACGAAAATAAAAAAGATACACTTGAATTCAACAAGCTTCAGAAACTTCTAAGAAGAAATGTTGGGAATGCCATCGTCGACTACAACATGATCGAAGAGAATGACGTAGTAATGGCGTGTATTAGTGGCGGTAAAGATTCATTTGCGATGCTAGACATTTTGCTACGTTTACGTGAAGCAGCACCCATCAAATTTGATGTTGTTGCCGTAAACCTAGACCAAAAACAACCGGGGTTCCCTGAGCATATTCTTCCTGAGTACTTTGAAACTCTGAACATTCCTTACTACATCGTAGATAAAGATACGTACTCAGTGGTAAAAGAAAAAGTGCCAGAAGGTAAGACAACTTGTGGCCTTTGTTCACGTCTGCGTCGTGGTACGTTGTACTCGTTTGCAGAGAAGATTGGCGCAACGAAGATTGCTTTAGGTCACCACCTAGACGACATTGTTGAGACTATGTTCCTGAACATGTTCCACGGTGCTCGCCTTAAGGCTATGCCACCTAAGCTTCGCTCTGACGATGGTCGTAACGTTGTAATCCGTCCTCTGACTTACTGTCGCGAAACGGACCTAATCAAATACGCAGAGCACAAAGAGTTTCCGATCATTCCATGTAACCTGTGTGGTTCTCAAGAAAATCTGCAACGTCAAAACATCAAAGCGATGCTAATTGATTGGGATAAACAGACTCCAGGCCGTGTTGAGAAGGTCTTCAAGTCAATTCAGAACGTGAGCCCAAGCCAATTGGCTGACCGTGAGTTGTTTGATTTCATTAACCTTCCACTGGATCGTAGCGAAGATCGCAAAGCATACGAATTCGAAGAAGCTGAAATCTCGTCTTCAAACATTGATGAGTCAATGTTCATCGACGTAACTAACGTATAA
- the uspE gene encoding universal stress protein UspE yields MSIYNKILVVADINHDEQPALVRAIQLAKKSTSTSHITFFLSIYDFSYEMTSMLSVDERDAMRKGVIHQREIWMNKVAAPYLDDSIEFNVQVVWHNRPYEAIIAEVYSGEHDILIKGTRKHDTLESVIFTPTDWHLLRKCPSPVLLVKNDFWPEHAKIYASVHVGSETEAHLELNDTMVDRLLEITGRLDAEPFLVNAYPVTPANITIELPEFDPTSYTDAVRGHHLTAMKALRQKHGMCEEQTVVEQGLPEDVIPRVASEHNAAMVILGTTGRTGLSAVFIGNTAEHVIDKINCDVLALKPSGYVSPLDPNLSK; encoded by the coding sequence ATGAGTATCTATAACAAAATTTTAGTTGTCGCAGACATTAATCACGATGAGCAACCTGCTCTAGTTCGTGCTATCCAACTTGCCAAGAAAAGCACCTCAACAAGCCACATCACTTTCTTTTTGTCGATCTACGACTTCTCGTATGAAATGACATCTATGCTCTCTGTCGATGAGAGAGACGCAATGCGCAAAGGCGTAATTCATCAGCGTGAAATTTGGATGAATAAGGTTGCTGCTCCTTACCTTGATGATTCTATTGAATTTAACGTACAAGTGGTTTGGCATAATCGCCCATATGAAGCAATCATTGCTGAGGTTTACAGTGGTGAGCATGACATTTTGATCAAAGGCACGCGTAAGCACGATACCTTAGAATCGGTCATATTTACTCCAACCGACTGGCACCTATTGAGAAAGTGCCCTAGCCCAGTGCTATTGGTTAAAAATGATTTCTGGCCAGAACACGCGAAGATCTACGCTTCCGTTCATGTTGGCTCTGAAACAGAAGCTCACTTAGAGCTCAATGATACGATGGTCGACAGATTACTTGAGATCACTGGTCGTTTGGATGCTGAACCGTTCTTGGTGAACGCCTACCCGGTGACACCGGCGAATATCACAATCGAATTGCCAGAGTTTGACCCAACCTCTTATACTGATGCAGTTCGTGGCCACCACTTAACCGCGATGAAAGCACTACGCCAGAAACACGGTATGTGTGAAGAGCAAACCGTGGTTGAGCAAGGCTTGCCTGAAGATGTTATTCCTCGTGTAGCGTCTGAACACAATGCGGCTATGGTTATCCTTGGTACAACAGGCCGTACTGGCTTGTCTGCTGTGTTTATCGGCAATACTGCGGAACATGTCATCGACAAGATTAACTGCGATGTACTTGCTCTTAAACCGTCAGGTTACGTTAGCCCGCTCGATCCGAACCTGTCTAAATAG
- a CDS encoding FNR family transcription factor: MISEKPVTKRVQSGGCAIHCQDCSISQLCIPFTLNESELDQLDQIIERKKPIQKGQELFKAGDELKSLYAIRSGTIKSYTITEQGDEQITAFHLAGDLVGFDAITGDEHPSFAQALETSMVCEIPYEILDDLSGKMPKLRQQIMRLMSNEIKGDQEMILLLSKKNAEERLAAFLYNLSTRFSQRGFSPREFRLTMTRGDIGNYLGLTVETISRLLGRFQKADILSVKGKYITIEDHDALMELAGVSKE, translated from the coding sequence ATGATTTCTGAAAAGCCTGTGACGAAACGAGTTCAGTCTGGTGGCTGTGCGATCCACTGCCAAGATTGTAGTATTAGCCAACTCTGTATCCCATTTACTTTGAATGAATCTGAGCTAGATCAACTTGATCAGATCATTGAAAGAAAGAAACCTATTCAAAAAGGCCAAGAGCTATTTAAAGCGGGAGACGAACTTAAGTCTCTTTATGCTATTCGCTCTGGAACGATTAAAAGCTATACGATTACCGAGCAAGGTGATGAGCAGATTACTGCATTCCACTTAGCGGGCGATCTTGTTGGCTTTGACGCGATCACGGGTGACGAACACCCTAGTTTCGCTCAAGCTTTGGAAACTTCTATGGTATGTGAAATTCCATATGAGATTCTCGATGACTTATCAGGGAAAATGCCTAAATTGCGTCAGCAGATTATGCGTTTGATGAGTAATGAGATTAAAGGTGACCAGGAAATGATTCTGCTTCTTTCTAAAAAGAACGCGGAAGAGCGCCTTGCGGCATTCCTTTACAACCTTTCAACTCGCTTCTCTCAACGTGGCTTCAGCCCTCGTGAGTTCCGCTTAACGATGACTCGTGGCGATATTGGTAACTACCTTGGTTTGACTGTTGAAACAATCAGCCGTCTGTTAGGTCGTTTCCAAAAAGCGGACATCTTGAGCGTTAAAGGCAAATACATCACTATCGAAGATCACGATGCGTTGATGGAACTTGCTGGCGTTTCAAAAGAATAG